A single window of Syntrophotalea acetylenica DNA harbors:
- a CDS encoding TatD family hydrolase gives MLVDAHAHIDWYTDALPEALEQIERHRILTMAVAMDVPAYLKTREIAEACPYIVPAFGIHPWEASRYADRLHDLDPYLNETPMIGEAGLDFRYVKDERLSPDQLEVFEYQCAWAQRHAKSMNLHTRGAETEVLEMIRRYRIVTPVIHWYGGPVELIEEYLAAGCYFTVGVDILNPRIAHSIAERLPLSRILLETDNPDGYRWQAGQIGMPDLLLAILEKVAAIRGMSAAKLEDILWQNWRDLGIKAKPWRP, from the coding sequence ATGCTGGTTGACGCCCACGCCCACATCGACTGGTACACCGACGCCTTGCCCGAGGCCCTCGAACAGATCGAACGGCATCGCATCCTGACCATGGCGGTTGCCATGGATGTGCCGGCATATCTGAAAACCAGGGAGATTGCAGAAGCCTGCCCCTATATCGTCCCGGCCTTCGGCATTCATCCCTGGGAGGCCAGTCGGTATGCCGATCGTCTGCATGATCTTGATCCTTACCTGAACGAGACCCCCATGATCGGTGAGGCGGGCCTCGATTTTCGTTACGTGAAGGACGAACGCCTCTCTCCGGACCAGCTCGAGGTTTTCGAATACCAATGCGCCTGGGCGCAGCGTCATGCCAAATCGATGAACCTGCACACGCGGGGCGCCGAAACCGAGGTGCTGGAGATGATCCGCCGTTACCGGATCGTTACGCCGGTCATCCACTGGTACGGCGGACCGGTCGAACTGATCGAGGAATACCTGGCGGCGGGCTGTTATTTTACAGTTGGCGTCGATATTCTCAACCCGCGTATCGCGCACAGTATCGCCGAACGGCTGCCGCTGAGCCGCATCCTTCTGGAGACGGACAATCCCGACGGCTACCGCTGGCAGGCCGGGCAGATCGGCATGCCCGATCTGCTCCTGGCCATCCTGGAGAAAGTGGCCGCGATCAGAGGAATGAGCGCCGCAAAACTCGAAGATATTCTCTGGCAGAACTGGCGGGATCTCGGCATCAAGGCAAAACCATGGCGACCTTGA
- a CDS encoding nucleoside deaminase, whose product MVRRSLLAITFVSLLSVFILAGIARGDDATLQKSIQALEARIAAYVPDNYYRDDAFGLIVVKQAIISLKAGSGGIGACLVDGRTGELVETGRNRQYRPHFRSDMHAEMDLLNRYEDRVQKKGGANSTNDPRQCGDLILFTSTEPCPMCLTRIINSGIQRMYYINPDPDGGMAHRMEQLPRFWREFAANRDFRQAECSPELQQIARDLFRHSVRSFAKSGKH is encoded by the coding sequence ATGGTCCGAAGGTCTTTGCTTGCCATCACATTTGTATCCTTGCTGTCCGTTTTTATCCTTGCCGGCATCGCCCGCGGCGATGATGCGACTCTGCAAAAAAGCATCCAGGCCCTGGAAGCGCGCATCGCGGCCTATGTGCCGGACAATTATTACCGGGATGATGCTTTCGGCCTGATCGTGGTCAAACAGGCCATCATCAGTTTGAAAGCAGGCTCGGGGGGCATAGGCGCCTGCCTGGTCGACGGCAGGACCGGAGAATTGGTCGAAACCGGGCGCAACCGGCAATACCGCCCCCACTTTCGAAGCGACATGCATGCCGAAATGGACCTGCTGAACCGTTACGAGGACCGGGTGCAAAAAAAGGGCGGCGCCAATTCCACCAATGATCCGCGCCAATGCGGCGACCTGATCCTGTTTACCTCCACGGAACCTTGCCCCATGTGCCTGACGCGAATCATCAATTCAGGCATTCAGCGCATGTACTACATCAATCCCGATCCGGATGGCGGCATGGCGCATCGCATGGAACAGCTGCCACGGTTCTGGCGGGAGTTTGCCGCCAATCGCGACTTTCGCCAGGCCGAATGTTCGCCAGAGCTGCAGCAGATCGCCCGGGACCTGTTCCGGCACTCGGTGCGCTCCTTTGCAAAATCCGGCAAACATTGA